In one window of Paraflavitalea soli DNA:
- a CDS encoding TIGR03364 family FAD-dependent oxidoreductase, protein MTKPSAIVIGAGIVGLATARALAIKGYAVKVFERTHKAVGASIRNFGMIWPIGQPDKLYDRALRSREIWKEMGDAGAFWYDAPGSLHLAYHQDEWQVLQELYEQFRTERPVFLLTAAEVADKSGAAVQEHLLGGLYSADELIVDPREAIAGVPGYLHEQYGVAFFWGKCVSYISDNTIYIGNEEEYEGDVIFICSGADFETLYPEAFAGYPLTKCKLQMMRFAAQPDNWRIGPALCGGLSLIHYKSFTASASLAALKKRYEADMSDYLDWGIHVMVSQNGRGELTVGDSHEYGLTHDPFDKDFINTMIVNYLRTFAHFKDSRIIETWNGIYPKLTNGDTDLFFSPEPAVYVLNGLSGAGMTLSFGLAEEATAFL, encoded by the coding sequence ATGACAAAACCTTCAGCTATTGTAATCGGTGCCGGTATTGTGGGATTGGCCACTGCCCGCGCGCTCGCAATTAAGGGATATGCGGTGAAAGTATTTGAGCGTACACACAAAGCTGTTGGCGCTTCTATTCGCAATTTTGGTATGATATGGCCAATAGGCCAGCCTGATAAATTATACGATCGTGCCTTGCGTAGCCGGGAAATATGGAAGGAGATGGGAGATGCCGGCGCATTCTGGTATGATGCGCCTGGTAGTTTGCACCTGGCTTATCACCAGGATGAATGGCAGGTGCTGCAAGAATTGTATGAGCAATTCCGTACGGAAAGACCGGTCTTCTTGTTGACTGCTGCTGAAGTGGCCGACAAGTCCGGCGCCGCGGTACAGGAGCATTTGCTGGGTGGGCTCTACAGTGCGGATGAACTGATCGTAGATCCCCGGGAAGCTATTGCCGGTGTACCAGGATACCTGCATGAGCAATATGGGGTAGCATTCTTCTGGGGCAAATGTGTGAGTTATATTTCTGATAATACGATCTACATCGGAAACGAGGAAGAGTATGAGGGGGATGTGATCTTTATTTGCAGTGGGGCAGACTTTGAAACGCTTTATCCCGAAGCGTTTGCCGGTTATCCGCTTACCAAATGCAAATTGCAGATGATGCGGTTTGCGGCACAGCCGGACAATTGGCGTATCGGCCCGGCTTTGTGTGGTGGATTGTCATTGATCCATTATAAGAGTTTTACGGCTTCTGCTTCTTTAGCGGCGCTCAAAAAGCGCTATGAAGCGGATATGAGTGATTACCTCGATTGGGGTATTCATGTGATGGTGTCGCAAAATGGACGAGGCGAACTTACTGTAGGTGATTCTCATGAATATGGTCTTACGCATGACCCTTTTGACAAGGACTTTATCAATACGATGATCGTAAATTACCTCAGGACCTTTGCTCATTTTAAGGACAGCAGGATCATAGAAACCTGGAATGGTATCTATCCCAAACTTACGAATGGGGATACGGACCTGTTCTTTTCACCGGAACCGGCTGTATATGTGCTGAATGGTCTCAGTGGCGCAGGTATGACACTCTCCTTCGGTCTGGCAGAAGAAGCCACGGCTTTTTTGTAA
- a CDS encoding ArnT family glycosyltransferase, translating into MNYRKQLIGLIIISSLVRMAVAATTELSNDEVYYWTYALHLQWNYFDHPPIVALLIRFFTGNLAAQDEFFVRLGSIVCAAINTWQIFQLGCRVKDEQTGWLSACLLTASVYAGILAGMMILPDAPQMVFWLWALLLLVDIFKSNGSRRSRNRRLILLGIVTGLCIMSKVHGVFIWGGAGLYILLFNRSLFRNPFLYLAVLLTVLIIMPIYWWNQDNHFVTLNYHGGRVGFFSHLQWDTFFRQLIGEFLYNNPINVVLIVLAIIGMKKSKLLPEVGQQRMLLTISLPLIAVVWFMSLFKDTLPHWTGPAYTTLIPLAAAYLARQLRVKQSIRLVPPVVKAAMVLPALLLVLLMMGIRWLPIQLGSKDEQHLGKGDLLLDMSGWKQFGHDFNGLYKQDMAAGTMKEGAVIITDYWFPAAHLDYYVAHDAGINLIAVGAYGNIHHYAWLNGYRPALVTGQDAYYVAVSNYFDPPPLAIVNAFREISPPVVFNQVRQGVIVRHFFVYRLKNYLGGLPRNGLVE; encoded by the coding sequence TTGAACTACCGCAAACAGCTTATAGGGCTTATCATCATTTCTTCCCTGGTGCGCATGGCCGTAGCAGCGACTACAGAATTGTCTAATGATGAGGTGTATTATTGGACCTATGCGCTGCACCTTCAATGGAATTATTTTGATCATCCTCCGATTGTGGCGCTGCTTATCCGTTTTTTTACGGGCAACCTGGCGGCACAGGATGAATTCTTTGTACGCCTGGGATCTATTGTTTGTGCTGCTATTAATACCTGGCAGATATTTCAACTTGGCTGCCGGGTGAAAGATGAACAAACAGGGTGGCTGTCGGCCTGTTTATTAACAGCCTCTGTGTATGCCGGCATCCTGGCCGGCATGATGATACTGCCGGATGCACCGCAAATGGTTTTTTGGTTGTGGGCGTTGCTGCTACTGGTGGATATCTTCAAAAGTAACGGCAGCCGGCGGAGCCGGAACAGGCGATTGATATTGCTGGGAATAGTAACGGGGCTTTGCATCATGAGTAAAGTGCATGGTGTGTTTATCTGGGGAGGTGCTGGGTTGTACATTTTGTTATTTAACCGGTCGTTGTTCAGGAACCCCTTTCTTTACCTGGCTGTATTGCTCACAGTCCTTATTATTATGCCCATCTACTGGTGGAACCAGGATAATCATTTTGTAACGCTGAACTACCACGGTGGCCGGGTTGGTTTTTTCAGTCACCTGCAATGGGATACCTTCTTCAGGCAGCTCATTGGTGAGTTTCTGTATAATAATCCAATAAACGTTGTATTGATCGTGCTGGCAATCATAGGCATGAAAAAGTCAAAGCTTCTGCCGGAGGTAGGACAACAACGAATGTTGCTGACGATCAGTTTGCCATTGATTGCAGTAGTATGGTTCATGTCGTTGTTTAAGGATACGCTGCCGCATTGGACGGGACCTGCTTATACAACGTTGATCCCATTGGCTGCGGCTTACCTGGCGCGGCAGCTGCGGGTCAAACAGTCAATCAGGCTGGTGCCTCCGGTTGTAAAAGCAGCGATGGTCTTGCCAGCGTTGTTGCTGGTCTTATTGATGATGGGGATACGCTGGTTGCCCATACAATTGGGCAGTAAGGATGAACAACATCTTGGCAAGGGTGATCTTCTATTGGACATGAGCGGGTGGAAACAGTTTGGCCATGATTTTAATGGATTATACAAGCAGGATATGGCAGCGGGTACTATGAAAGAGGGCGCCGTGATCATAACTGATTACTGGTTTCCGGCTGCTCACCTGGATTATTATGTGGCGCATGATGCTGGGATCAACCTGATAGCAGTGGGGGCCTATGGCAATATTCACCATTATGCCTGGCTTAATGGGTACCGGCCTGCTTTGGTGACCGGCCAGGATGCCTATTATGTTGCAGTCTCCAATTATTTCGATCCGCCTCCTTTGGCTATTGTGAATGCTTTCAGGGAAATAAGCCCTCCTGTTGTCTTCAACCAGGTGAGGCAGGGAGTAATTGTTCGTCACTTTTTTGTCTATAGATTAAAGAACTATCTGGGGGGACTGCCGCGGAATGGGTTGGTGGAGTGA
- a CDS encoding phosphatase PAP2 family protein, which yields MNPLIRALHGSRQYIIAFTIYLLIAFLYCSLHSKAVCFINLNGSHTPSLEAFFTWYTMLGEGYVAILLCIVLFIRRHYLLSVHLLVAFLISGMAAQIIKEFMHMPRPKVFLHAGQYNQFIEGVTRGGWSSFPSGHTVTAFAVATILALHTRNKWASLLYLILAVGVGYSRIYLGQHFLEDVLAGSIVGVFFAGWVCLSIPELKLFGRRIAREQAMTPVPVQ from the coding sequence ATGAACCCACTCATTCGTGCGCTCCATGGGAGCCGGCAATATATTATTGCCTTTACTATTTATTTGCTTATTGCCTTTCTGTATTGCAGTCTTCATTCAAAGGCTGTTTGTTTCATTAACCTGAATGGATCACACACGCCTTCACTGGAAGCATTTTTCACCTGGTACACCATGCTGGGAGAGGGATATGTGGCCATCCTGTTGTGTATTGTGCTATTTATTCGCCGCCATTATTTGTTGAGCGTTCATCTGTTGGTGGCTTTTCTGATCTCGGGTATGGCCGCACAGATCATTAAGGAATTTATGCATATGCCCCGCCCTAAGGTATTTCTGCATGCCGGGCAATATAACCAGTTCATTGAAGGGGTAACGCGTGGTGGATGGTCGAGCTTTCCTTCTGGGCATACAGTAACAGCTTTTGCGGTTGCTACTATACTCGCGCTCCATACACGCAATAAATGGGCGTCGCTGCTGTATCTCATACTGGCGGTGGGCGTGGGTTATTCCCGTATTTACCTGGGGCAGCATTTTCTGGAAGATGTACTTGCCGGTTCTATAGTTGGGGTCTTCTTTGCCGGTTGGGTATGCCTATCTATTCCGGAGTTGAAACTGTTTGGTCGAAGGATTGCCCGTGAGCAGGCAATGACCCCGGTGCCGGTACAATAA
- a CDS encoding mechanosensitive ion channel family protein produces the protein MDLNKFYDKAWDWILTVGPRILVALLLLFIGLWLIRVLKRWTRARMQKRAVSSTLAPFLQSLIFTILYVLLFLLLMQVLGIQMTLFAAIIGGVTVAAGLALSGTMQNFASGILILLLKPFRIGDNIITQGQEGTVSSIQIFYTVITTFDNKIVIVPNSKLSNEIIINTSREGKRRMDIELKLNYGIEVEKVQTIIEGIIRADKDILTQPVPRVGVSALDADGYKIMVNAWVKPHGFQDERLMLQEKIIQGIKSAGIKLPGMA, from the coding sequence ATGGACCTGAATAAGTTTTATGACAAGGCATGGGACTGGATCCTTACAGTAGGGCCACGGATACTGGTAGCTTTGCTGCTGTTGTTCATTGGGCTATGGTTGATCCGGGTGCTAAAACGATGGACGCGTGCCCGTATGCAAAAGCGAGCTGTTTCTTCCACACTGGCGCCTTTTCTGCAAAGTTTGATCTTCACCATCCTCTATGTCCTGCTTTTCCTGCTATTGATGCAGGTATTGGGTATACAGATGACGCTTTTTGCGGCCATTATCGGAGGTGTTACTGTAGCTGCGGGTCTGGCCTTATCGGGTACCATGCAAAATTTTGCCAGCGGTATACTGATCCTGCTATTGAAACCTTTCCGGATCGGGGATAATATCATAACACAAGGACAGGAGGGAACGGTATCTTCTATACAGATATTCTATACGGTGATCACCACTTTCGACAACAAGATTGTCATAGTGCCCAACAGTAAGTTGTCGAATGAGATCATTATCAATACCAGCCGGGAAGGTAAGCGTCGGATGGATATTGAATTGAAGTTGAATTATGGAATTGAAGTAGAAAAGGTGCAGACGATCATAGAAGGTATTATTCGCGCGGATAAAGACATATTGACGCAGCCGGTTCCGCGGGTGGGGGTTTCAGCATTAGATGCAGACGGGTATAAGATCATGGTAAATGCCTGGGTAAAGCCTCATGGTTTCCAGGATGAGCGGTTGATGCTGCAAGAGAAGATCATTCAGGGTATTAAAAGCGCGGGGATCAAACTGCCGGGTATGGCTTAG
- a CDS encoding sensor histidine kinase, whose translation MFSTKNLSPRQLAAFTAVILSVPIAIGIFLFTFDWRVGIGSLALVFAGSYGLIIFTLEKFIYRKIKLIYKLIYQTKATKKEEVYFKYILPQKSIDEVREDVEAWGERRNKEIEMLQKNEAYRKEFLQNLAHEIKTPIFAIQGYVDTLLGGAMEEEVIRKKFLENTAKNVDRLVNLVNDLDEISRLESGEQLLYKQNFIIQDLIREIYDSLSIKIQEKNIKTTIKKGCEAPITVFADKEKIKQVLINLVGNATKYGKPGGTIVASVYKTDEKHVLVEIGDDGIGIEEEHLNRIFERFYRTDAARSRDKGGTGLGLAICKHIIEAHGQSIHVRSAPGVGTTIGFSLEAKRDNA comes from the coding sequence ATGTTCTCCACTAAAAATCTTTCCCCGCGGCAGTTAGCCGCTTTTACAGCCGTTATCTTATCGGTCCCTATCGCCATAGGCATTTTCCTGTTTACATTCGATTGGCGGGTAGGCATTGGCTCCCTCGCCCTGGTTTTTGCCGGCAGTTATGGACTGATCATCTTTACGCTGGAAAAATTCATCTACCGGAAGATCAAACTCATTTACAAGCTCATCTACCAAACAAAAGCTACTAAAAAAGAAGAGGTATACTTTAAATACATCCTGCCACAAAAAAGTATTGACGAAGTACGGGAAGACGTGGAAGCCTGGGGCGAACGGCGCAATAAGGAAATAGAAATGCTGCAAAAGAACGAAGCATACCGCAAAGAGTTCCTGCAAAACCTGGCCCATGAGATCAAAACACCCATTTTTGCCATCCAGGGTTATGTTGACACCCTGTTGGGAGGCGCCATGGAAGAAGAAGTGATCCGCAAAAAATTCCTGGAAAATACTGCCAAGAATGTAGACAGGCTGGTAAACCTGGTCAACGACCTGGACGAGATATCCAGGCTGGAAAGTGGCGAACAACTATTATACAAGCAGAATTTTATTATCCAGGACCTCATACGCGAGATATACGACTCCCTCTCCATCAAGATCCAGGAAAAGAATATCAAGACCACCATTAAAAAAGGCTGTGAAGCTCCCATCACCGTATTTGCCGATAAAGAAAAGATCAAGCAGGTATTGATCAACCTGGTAGGGAATGCCACCAAATACGGCAAACCCGGTGGTACCATCGTGGCCAGCGTTTACAAGACCGACGAAAAACACGTATTGGTTGAAATTGGTGACGACGGTATAGGTATTGAAGAAGAACACCTCAACCGCATCTTTGAACGCTTTTATCGTACCGATGCAGCCCGCAGTCGCGATAAAGGTGGTACCGGCCTCGGACTCGCTATTTGCAAACACATTATTGAAGCCCACGGCCAAAGCATCCATGTACGCAGCGCACCCGGTGTAGGTACTACCATTGGCTTCTCGCTCGAAGCCAAAAGAGACAATGCCTAA
- a CDS encoding DUF5690 family protein — protein MSTLTANPSTLSKKQVLTALYAASVAFLTYASVYAYRKPFTVATFEGLSFWGVKYQVLLIMSQGLGYMFSKFYGIKFIAELKRLGRWKTSAILVGSAWFCLLLFGLVPAPWGLPCMFVNGFMLGFMWGIVFSYVEGRKTTDFIGAAMAVSFIFAGGFTRSVALWLKESWQVPEQWLAFVTGLIFSLPLIFFMYLLERIPPPDGDDIKERTVRLPMTKEQRLKFLRLFGAGTIAIIITYLFLTVMRDVRDNFMSNLWSELGYGQKPEVFTKTETITSIVILIMISLLVGIRKNIRAFRLVHIMVLVGFLLAGISSALFLAGLMNGAVWMQLVGLGLYMGYIPFNCIFFERLIASFKIVGNVGFLIYLVDAYGYLGSTLVMLSKEIFQIKLTWSQFYPAGVVIFSVIGIGGTIFSLLYFNRKFESLKPV, from the coding sequence TTGTCAACTTTAACAGCCAACCCCTCTACGCTCTCCAAAAAACAGGTATTAACAGCGCTGTATGCAGCCTCTGTAGCTTTTCTTACCTATGCTTCCGTATACGCTTATCGTAAACCTTTTACGGTGGCTACCTTTGAAGGACTTAGTTTCTGGGGAGTAAAATACCAGGTATTGCTCATCATGAGCCAGGGATTGGGGTATATGTTCAGTAAATTTTATGGGATCAAATTCATTGCTGAATTAAAAAGGCTGGGCCGCTGGAAAACGAGCGCTATCCTGGTAGGGAGTGCCTGGTTCTGCCTGTTGTTATTCGGCCTGGTGCCAGCGCCCTGGGGATTGCCCTGTATGTTCGTTAATGGATTTATGCTGGGCTTTATGTGGGGCATTGTATTTAGTTATGTAGAAGGAAGGAAGACCACTGATTTTATAGGAGCGGCGATGGCGGTGAGCTTTATTTTCGCCGGGGGCTTTACGCGCTCGGTGGCTTTGTGGCTGAAGGAGAGCTGGCAGGTGCCGGAACAATGGCTGGCGTTTGTGACGGGGCTTATCTTTAGTCTTCCTCTGATCTTTTTCATGTACCTGCTGGAGCGCATACCCCCGCCTGACGGGGATGATATTAAAGAAAGGACGGTGCGCCTACCTATGACCAAGGAGCAAAGGTTGAAATTTCTTCGTTTGTTTGGGGCCGGCACGATCGCGATCATCATTACTTACCTGTTTCTGACGGTAATGCGGGATGTGCGGGATAATTTCATGTCGAACCTGTGGAGTGAACTGGGGTATGGTCAAAAGCCTGAGGTATTTACAAAAACTGAAACGATTACTTCTATTGTCATACTGATTATGATCAGCCTGCTGGTGGGTATCCGTAAAAATATACGTGCTTTCCGGCTGGTACACATCATGGTGCTGGTTGGATTCCTGCTGGCTGGTATCTCTTCTGCTTTGTTTCTTGCGGGCCTCATGAATGGCGCAGTATGGATGCAACTGGTAGGGCTGGGCTTGTATATGGGCTATATTCCTTTCAATTGTATCTTCTTTGAGCGACTGATTGCATCCTTTAAGATCGTAGGGAATGTGGGATTCCTTATTTACCTGGTTGATGCGTATGGTTACCTGGGTAGTACGCTGGTGATGCTTTCGAAAGAAATATTTCAAATAAAATTAACCTGGTCTCAGTTCTATCCTGCCGGTGTAGTGATATTTTCGGTCATTGGAATTGGGGGAACTATTTTTTCCCTGTTGTATTTCAACCGGAAATTTGAATCATTAAAACCCGTTTGA
- a CDS encoding response regulator — translation MDSKGKKILIADDEPDILEIIQYNLQKEGYDVLTAKDGDEALTKARSNNPDLIVLDIMMPKKNGVEVCEILRSQPSFKDTLILFLTALSDEGSHVRGLETGADDYISKPVSPKILVSRVNALFRRTTAKEPEGEKVIRIDNLEIDPVKFEAKVDGKAVVLAKKEFELLYLLASKPGRVFLRNEILNQVWGNDVIVGDRTIDVHIRKVRQKLGIDCITTVKGVGYKFDI, via the coding sequence ATGGACTCTAAAGGTAAGAAGATCCTGATCGCTGATGACGAGCCCGATATATTGGAAATCATACAGTACAACCTGCAAAAGGAAGGCTATGATGTGTTGACTGCAAAAGATGGGGATGAAGCGCTTACCAAGGCCCGCTCCAACAATCCCGATCTAATTGTCCTGGACATTATGATGCCCAAGAAAAATGGGGTGGAAGTGTGTGAAATACTGCGTTCCCAACCTTCTTTCAAAGATACCCTCATCCTGTTCCTCACCGCCCTGAGCGATGAAGGCTCCCATGTACGGGGCCTGGAAACAGGGGCAGATGACTATATCAGCAAGCCCGTAAGCCCTAAAATATTGGTTAGCAGGGTAAATGCCCTGTTTCGCCGCACCACAGCCAAAGAACCTGAAGGCGAAAAAGTGATCCGCATTGACAACCTGGAGATCGATCCCGTAAAATTTGAGGCAAAAGTTGACGGCAAGGCCGTTGTACTCGCCAAAAAGGAATTTGAACTCCTGTACCTCCTGGCTTCCAAACCAGGACGGGTATTCCTCCGGAATGAAATTTTAAACCAGGTTTGGGGCAATGATGTGATCGTAGGAGACCGTACCATTGATGTGCATATCCGCAAAGTGCGCCAGAAACTGGGTATTGATTGCATTACCACCGTGAAAGGCGTAGGTTATAAATTTGATATATAA